CTGGCTTCCCTGATGGCCACGTCCTCGTTGGCGGCAGTGAAGCCGTGCGAGGAGCTGAAGGCTGAAATCGAGGCCAAGATCCAGGCTCGGGGTGTTACGTCGTACACCCTGGAAATCGTGCCCAACAGCGAGGTCAAGGACCAAAATATGGTCGTTGGCAGCTGTGATGCCGGGACGAAGAAAATCATCTACCAGAAAAACGACCGGTAGAGCGCCAAGGGCCGTTATGCGGCCCTTGGGTTCACGGTATGCAGAACACGTTGCTGGGTTCGTTGACCAGCACCTTGCGGCTCGAGTCGTAGAGCAGGATCTGCGGCTCCATGACTGGCGCCCTTGCTTCAAGACGATAGCGCTCACCCGCTTTGAAATCGTCAAAGCGTACCGTCAGATAGCACGTCCGGTCTTTGGGCGAGGTCAGCATGCCGCCTGCGTAGATTTCATAATCAAACCGCACCACGAGCTCATGCTTGCCAGGCGTCACCTGGAAGTATCGGCCGTCATTCAGGCGCTTGCCGTCGAGGCGGTCGGCCATGATCACGCGGCCGGGCGTCATGGTGTATAGGTCTACCCAGGCTTGTTTGGGGTCGGCGGGCGGCAAGGGGCTGGCGCAAGCCCCCAGTGCACTGAGGGCGATCAGCATCATGGGCTGGCGCATGGTGAAACTCCCACTTGCAGTTACAAGGTACAAGCATAGCGCCGTTTGCGGGTTTCAGGTGCGTTGGCAGCCCGCTGGCAGGCCTTGACCGACCAGTTTTTGCTGATGGTCATACAGCTTGATCCACGGGCGGAAACCGATGCTGCCCGCTTGCAGCTGGTAGCGCTGGCCAGCGCTGAAATCCTTGAAGGTGAGGTTGAGCTGGCAGTCGCGCCACAGCGGCTCTTCCACCGGGCCAATGTTGCTTGGCGTAACCGCGAACTGGTAGCGCACAGTCAGCTCATGACTGCCGGGTTGAACCTCGAAGTAACGGTTGTCGGCCCACTCTCGCTCGTCCACCTGCACGGCGTGCAGCGATGTGTCGTCGTTGGGGGCCAGTTCAACCCAGGCCTGGTTGGGGTCGGGGTCGGGCAGGGTCGAACAGGCAGAAACCAGCAACAGTGAGCTGGCGACGAACAGTGCACGCATGGCGAAACTCCCCCTGGGCGAGATAGTCTTGGAGCGCAATGGCCGTGAGCGAGCTGGATAGCCAAGATGGATCGACTTTTTCTTTTGAAGCGCTCAGGCCCTGGGCCACTCGACCGTGTTTTCAGGCTTTTGGTTCCCGTAGTGGGCATGTTTCTGCTGAGTGGTTGCAGCACGCTGGGTTATTACGGCCAGCTGGCTGAGGGCCAATGGCAACTGTTGCGCGCCCGCCAGCCAGTGGAAGCCGTGATCGCAGACCCCGGCAGCAACCCGCAATTGCGCGCTCGCCTGGAGCATGCCGAGCAGGCGCGGGCGTTTGCCAGCCAGCAGCTGAAACTGCCGGATAACCGTAGCTATCGTGTTTACGCCGACCTGGGCAGGCCTTATGTGGTGTGGAACGTGTTTGCCACGCCGGAGCTATCGCTACAGCCGGTGACGCACTGTTTCCCTGTGGCGGGGTGCGTGGCTTATCGCGGCTACTATCGCCAAGGCGCGGCACGCGGTGCAGCGGCGGTAATGCGTGAGCAAGGCCTGGACGTGTACGTGGGCGGTGTCGAGGCGTATTCGACCCTTGGCTGGTTTGATGACCCGATACTGTCATCGATGGTCGGCTGGGGTGATGAGCGGCTGGCCACGCTCATCTTCCATGAGCTGGCGCATCAGCGTTTTTATGTGAAGGACGACACTGCATTCAATGAGTCTTTCGCCACCTTTGTAGAACAGGAGGGAACGCGGCAATGGCGCGTGTCCCGTGGGCTTGCAGCCGTTGGTGATGATCACGGCAAGCAGCGTGAAGAGTTCGTCCGCCTGGTGCTGGCCAGCCGGGAGCGGTTGCAGGCGATTTATGCCGGGCCGCTGGATGATGACCACAAGCGAGCGGCCAAGCAGGCGGAGTTCGAGCGGTTGCGCGCGGAGTATCGTGTGGTGCGTGACAGCCAGTGGGCCGGGGATAAACGCTATGACGCTTGGGTGTATGGGGCGATGAGCAACGCCAAGCTGTTGCCATTCGGTCTGTATGACCAGTGGGTGCCGGCGTTTGCGGCATTGTTTCAGTCGGTTGATAGAGACTGGGTGAAGTTTTACGAGAAGGTTGAGGCGCTGGGGCGGTTGCCGACGCCGGAGAGGAATGACGTGTTGCAGCAGTTGATGTGAGTTTGGGGCTGCTGTGCAGCCCATCGCGGATGAATCCGCTCCTACAGGGATACGTTTGTAGGAGCGGATTCATCCGCGATGGGCCGCAAAGCGGCCCCAAGGCTAGCGAACGAATGCCTGATGCATCTCGGCGACCGTTGCAAAATGGAAGGCGGGTTCTTCTGCCATCAGCTCTTCCCGGCTGCCAAACCCATACCCGACCGCCACGGCCTGCAACCCATTACTACGCGCCCCGATCAGGTCATGCTTACGATCACCGATCATCAGGGTTTGCGCCGGGTCCAGCCCCTCCTCGTCCAGCAAGTGGCGAATCAGCTCGACCTTGTTCGTGCGAGTGCCATCCAGCTCACTGCCGTAGATCACTTTGAAGTGATGGTCGAAGGCAAAGTGCCGGGCAATTTCGCGGGCGAACTCCCAAGGTTTGGAAGTAGCCACGTAAAGCGTTCGGCCTTGGTTGTTGAGGGCTGCAAGCAGTTCAGGCACGCCTTCGAACACCGAGTTTTCGTAAAGGCCGGTGACACGAAAGCGCTCTCGGTAAAAATTCACCGCATCCCAGGCTTTGGCTTCGTCAAAACCATAGAACTGCATGAAGGCCTGCAACAAGGGCGGGCCGATGAAGTGCTCCAGACGTGTCAGGTCCGGTTCGTCGATGCCCAGTTTGGCCAAGGCATACTGAATTGAACGGGTAATGCCCAGCCGAGGGTCGGTCAGGGTGCCGTCGAGGTCGAAGAGGATGTTTTGCTGATGCATGCGCGTCTCGGTAGTCGGGGTCATTCCGGTTGATCGAAGCCTTCGGCCAAGTGCTGGTCCTTGAGCTTCACATAGTTGCCGGCGGTATACGGGAAAAATCCGCGCTCCTTGTCGGTCAGCACGCGCACCTGTTTCACCGGGCTGCCCATGTAAAGGTGGCCGCTGACCAGGCGTTTGCCCGGCGGCACCAGGCTGCCGGCGCCGATGATCACTTCGTCTTCGACAATGGCGCCGTCCATGATGGTGCTGCCCATGCCTACCAGGATGCGGTTGCCGAGCGTGCAGCCGTGCAGCATGACCTTATGGCCGATGGTTACTTCGTCGCCGATGATCAGCGGGAAACCGTCCGGGTTGAACGGGCCGGCGTGGGTAATATGCAGCACACTGCCGTCCTGCACGCTGGTGCGGGCGCCGATGCGGATGCGGTGCATGTCACCGCGCACCACGGTCAGCGGCCAGACCGAACTGTCCTCGCCGATCTCCACGTCGCCCAGCACCACCGCCGAGCGGTCGACGAATGCCCTGGGTCCAACTTTCGGAGTGTGTTGCTGGAAGTTACGGATGGCCATGATAGCGTCTCTCATGTGTGCCGATAGGCAGGCTGCCTGCTGCGGTCGGCGTCGATTGTAATTAAGATGGGGCAGTGTTTCTTCTGCCAAGGTATCCAAACGTGAGTGCGAACAACCCGCTTCTGCAGTCCTACGATCTGCCGCCCTTCTCGGCTATCCGCGCCGAACACGTGCTGCCAGCCATCGAAGAGATCCTGGCCGACAACCGTAAAGCCATTGCCGATATCCTCGAAAAGCAGGGCAAGAACCCCACCTGGGCCGGCCTGGTGCTGGCCATGGACGAACTGAACGACCGCCTGGGCGCCGCCTGGAGCCCGGTCAGCCACCTTAATGCGGTGTGCAACAGCAAGGAGTTGCGCGAGGCGTATGAGTCCTGCCTGCCTGCATTGAGCGCCTACTCTACCGAACTGGGCCAGAACCGTGCGCTGTTCGAGGCGTATGAAGCGCTGGCCAAAGGCCCTGAAGCCACGAGCTTCGACACTGCTCAAAAAACCATCATTGAACACGCGCTGCGTGACTTCCGCCTGTCGGGTATCGACCTGCCAGCCGACAAGCAGCAGCGCTATGCCGAAGTGCAGAGCAAGCTGAGCGAACTGGGCAGCCGTTTCTCCAACCAGCTGCTGGATGCCACTCAGGCCTGGACCAAGCACGTCACGGATGAAGCGGCGCTGGCCGGCCTGACTGACTCGGCCAAGGCACAGATGGCCGCTGCTGCCCAAGCCAAGGGCCTTGAGGGCTGGTTGATCACCCTGGAATTCCCCAGCTACTACGCGGTGATGACCTACGCCAGCGACCGTGCACTGCGTGAAGAACTCTACGCCGCCTACTGCACTCGCGCTTCGGACCAAGGCCCGAATGCCGGCCAGTTCGATAACGGCCCAGTGATGGGCGAAATCCTCGATTTGCGTCAGGAACTGGCGGCATTGTTGGGTTACAAGAACTTCGCCGAGCTGAGTCTGGCCACCAAGATGGCCGAGTCCAGCGACCAGGTGCTGAGCTTCCTGCGAGACCTGGCCAAACGCTCCAAGCCGTTTGCTGCCCAGGATCTGGAGCAGCTCAAGGCCTACGCCGCCGAGCAAGGTTGCCCCGAGCTGGCCAGTTGGGACGCCGGTTACTTTGGCGAGAAACTGCGTGAGCAGCGCTACAGCGTGTCGCAGGAAACCCTGCGTGCCTACTTCCCGATCGACAAGGTGTTGTCCGGCCTGTTCAGCATCGTCCAGCGCCTGTACGGCATCGAAATCGCCGAGCTCAAGGGCTTTGATGCCTGGCATCCTGATGTACGCCTGTTCGAGATCAAGGAAAACGGCCAGCACGTTGGCCGCTTCTTCTTCGACCTGTACGCCCGCGCCAACAAGCGCGGTGGCGCCTGGATGGACGGCGCCCGCGACCGTCGCCGTACTGCTGGCGGCGAACTGCAAAGCCCTGTGGCCAACCTGGTGTGCAACTTCACCCCGGCCGCACCTGGCAAGCCTGCCCTGCTGACCCACGACGAAGTGACCACCCTGTTCCACGAGTTTGGCCACGGCCTGCACCACCTGCTGACCCGTATCGAGCACGCCGGGGTTTCCGGTATCAACGGCGTGGCGTGGGATGCGGTCGAGCTGCCGAGCCAGTTCATGGAAAACTGGTGCTGGGAGCCGGAAGGCCTGGCACTGATTTCCGGCCACTACGAAACCGGCGAAGCGCTGCCTCAGGACCTGCTGAACAAAATGCTGGCGGCGAAAAACTTCCAGTCGGGCATGATGATGGTGCGCCAGCTTGAGTTCTCGTTGTTCGACTTCGAGCTGCACGCCAGCCACGGTGATGGCCGTAGCGTGTTGCAGGTGCTCGAAGGCGTGCGTGATGAGGTGTCGGTCATGCGTCCACCGGCGTACAACCGTTTCCCGAACAGCTTTGCACACATCTTCGCTGGCGGTTACGCGGCGGGTTATTACAGCTATAAGTGGGCTGAAGTACTGTCCGCCGATGCGTTTTCCCGTTTCGAAGAAGAAGGCGTGCTCAACGCAGAAACAGGCCGCGCCTTCCGCGAGGCCGTGTTGGCCCGTGGCGGTTCGCAGGAGCCGATGGTGTTGTTTGTCGACTTCCGTGGCCGTGAGCCGTCCATTGATGCATTGCTGCGCCACAGCGGCCTGAGCGAGGACGCGGCGGCATGAGCGAGGTAGCCGTGAACAAGACCAAGAAGCGCTTCATCGCCGGGGCTGTATGCCCGGCGTGCAGCGAGCCGGACAAGTTGATGATGTGGAGCGAGGACGACGTTCCGCACCGTGAGTGCGTGGCCTGCGGGTTTACTGACACCCTCAACGAACAGGGCCTGTCAGTACCAAAGGAGCTGGGTACGCGGGTCAACAACCTGGCGCCCAAGGCGGCGCCGGCCAAGGTCCAGACGGTGCAGTTCTTCCCTAATCCGAAGCTGAAGAAACCGGCTGAATAAGGCAGGGCGGCCCCGCCCTGACCAGAGGCGCTGGAGCGATCACGCTCACTGTTGTACTGTATATGTATACAGCGCAGAGGTGAGCGATGATTCCCCCAGCACCGCAAAAGGGCCGTGGTACGGCGCACAACCCGCACAATCGTTTCGCCCCGAGCCATTCGGTGGCGGAAGATGACGGCTGGTACCAGGAGGCGCCGCTTACCCAAAGCACCGAAGTTCGGGTAGAGATCGCGAAAACGGTCATCACCCGCAATACTTCGCCCGACCTGCCCTTCGATCGCTCGATCAACCCTTACCGTGGCTGTGAGCACGGCTGTATCTACTGCTACGCCCGCCCCTCTCATGCCTACTGGGACCTTTCCCCCGGCCTGGACTTCGAAACCAAGCTGATCGCCAAGACCAACGCCGCCGATGTGCTTGCCCAACAGTTGAGTAAGCCGGGCTATGTGTGCGCACCGATCAACCTGGGCTCCAACACCGACCCCTATCAACCCATTGAACGCGAACAACGCCTCACGCGGCGCCTGCTGGAGGTGTTGTTGCGTTTTCGTCACCCGGTCACCATCGTGACCAAGGGGGCGCTGGTGCTGCGTGACCTGGATCTGCTTGCAGAGATGGCCAGCCAGCGATTGGCGCGGGTGATGATCAGCCTGACCACGCTGGATGATGACCTCAAGCGGGTACTGGAACCGCGTGCGGCGGCGCCCAAAGCTCGGTTGAGGGCTATACGGGTCTTGCGCGAGGCGGGTGTACCGGTGGGCGTACTGTGTTCGCCGATGATTCCTATGATCAACGACAGTGAACTTGAGCACTTGCTGGAGGCGGCCAAGGAGGCCGGCGCACAAAGTGCGGCATACATGATGCTGCGCCTGCCACTGGAGGTGGCGCCACTCTTTGAGCAATGGCTGCTGGAGCATTACCCACAGCGGGCTGCCCACGTGCTGAGCCTCATTCGCCAGAGCAGGGGTGGTGAACTTTACGACAGCCGTTTTGGAGCACGTATGCGGGGCGAAGGCGTGTTCGCGGAGTTGCTGGCCCAGCGCTTTGCCAAGGCTGTGCGTCGCCTGGGTTTTGAGGGGCGCGAGGCACAGGCTCTGGACTGTTCGGCGTTCTGCCCACCGGGCGGGCAGATGGCATTGTTCTAAGCCAGATAGCCATCAAGGCGACCCTCAACTTAACTAATAGCTATGCACAATTTCATTAAAGGCTATTGGCGTTTGATGCTTTTTTGCTATTATCCAATTCCCGCCATTAAGTTCTGGAACATGCGTTCTAGAGCGCTCCGAATTAAGTTTCAGTTAAGTTTTCCCCGCTAGCGTAGAAACCCAGTTCACCAGGACTGTGATCTATTGCCTGTGCGCGTCATCTAAATCCTCGCATAGCCAGAATCTTTCACCGGTAAAATGGATTTACCTACACACCGTCAAGAGGATGAATCATGCCCGTCAAGGACCCATCCAAGGTCGTTCCGGATGTACCCGCCGAGAGCGCCGATGCCGCCCTGAAGCACATCGTCGACGGCTTCCTGCGCTTCCACCATGACGTCTTCCCCGAGCAGCAAGAGCTGTTCAAGAAGCTCGCGACCGCGCAAAAGCCCCGCGCCATGTTCATCACCTGCGCCGACTCGCGCATCGTCCCTGAGCTGATCACCCAGAGCTCCCCAGGCGACCTGTTCGTGACACGTAACGTCGGCAACGTGGTACCGCCTTATGGCCAGATGAACGGTGGTGTTTCCAGTGCCATCGAATACGCCGTGTCGGCGTTGGGTGTGCACCACATCATCATTTGCGGCCACTCCGACTGCGGTGCCATGCGTGCGGTACTCAACCCGCAATCGCTGGCCAAGATGCCGACCGTTTCCGCCTGGTTGCGCCATGCCGAAGTGGCCCGCACCGTGGTCGAAAACAACTGCTCTTGCGGCAGCGAGCACGAAAGCATGCAGGTGCTGACCAAAGAAAACGTCATCGCCCAGCTGCACCACCTGCGCACGCACCCGTCGGTGGCTTCGCGCCTGGCGGCTGGCCAGTTGTACATCCATGGCTGGGTTTACGACATCGAGACCAGCAAGATTGAAGCTTACGACGCGGCCAGCGACAGCTTCATGCCCCTGACCGCGGGCGAGCCAATCCCAAGTGCTACCCCGAGAGGCCGCTACTAAGCGACCCTTCCACCTGCAATGACCTTGATAGCCGGCTGCACCCCGTAGGGGTGTGGCGCGGCCTTCGGCTGCCTTGAATTCCCTGACTGCCCTGCCGGCATGCTCGCTGGCGGCCCGCGCCTGCGCGTTCGTCAGGGGCCAACGTGCCCACGACCAGAGGAATGGCCGTGTGACAAAGAAAGGAGAAACACGGTGAACATTACACAGTTGAAAGCGGCCTTGCCGCGCGAGTTGCTGGCCTCGGTCGTCGTCTTTCTGGTGGCCCTGCCCTTGTGCATGGGCATTGCGATTGCCTCCGGCATGCCGCCGGCCAAAGGCCTGATCACCGGGATCATCGGCGGCATCGTGGTGGGCTTTTTGGCGGGTTCGCCCCTGCAGGTGAGCGGCCCCGCTGCAGGCCTGGCGGTGCTGGTCTTTGAACTGGTGCGCCAGCATGGCATGGCCATGCTCGGGCCAATACTGTTGCTGGCGGGTGTGTTGCAACTGTTGGCCGGGCGCTTGCGTCTGGGCTGCTGGTTCCGGGTCACGGCGCCCGCGGTGGTGTACGGCATGCTGGCAGGCATTGGCGTGCTGATCGTACTGTCGCAGGTGCATGTGATGTTCGACACGGCGCCGCAGCCGTCCGGCATGCAGAACCTGCTGGCGTTCCCGGCGACCGTGGCCTCTGCCCTGCCTTTGGAGAACGCAGGCGCTGGCTGGCAGGCGGGTGCGCTTGGCTTGGGGACCATTGCCATCATGTGGGCCTGGGAGCGCTTGCGGCCCCAGAAGCTGCGCTTTGTCCCTGGCGCCTTGCTGGGTGTGGCAACGATGACGGTTGTCAGCATGTGGTTGGCGTTGCCCGTGAATCGGGTGCAGGTGCCGGCGGATCTTTCCGAAGCCATCGACTGGATTCGTCTCGATGACCTGATGAAACTGGCCGACCCTACCCTGCTGGTCGCGGCCTTTGCGCTCGCGTTCATCGCCAGCGCCGAGACCTTGTTGTCAGCAGCTGCCGTGGATCGCATGCACAGTGGCCAGCGTTCGGACTTTGACCGCGAACTGTCCGCGCAAGGTATCGGCAACATGCTGTGCGGTGTACTGGGGGCGTTGCCGATGACGGGTGTGATCGTGCGCAGCTCGGCCAACGTCCAGGCGGGTGCACAGACGCGGGCTTCGGCGATCTTCCATGGCTTATGGCTGTTGGCGTTTGTAGTGGCATTGAGCAGCGTACTGCAGCAGATTCCGGTGGCGAGCCTGGCCGGGGTTCTGGTGTTCACCGGTGTGAAACTTGTGGATTTCAAAGCGTTTCGCGGTTTGGGCCGGT
The genomic region above belongs to Pseudomonas sp. PSKL.D1 and contains:
- a CDS encoding DUF1161 domain-containing protein codes for the protein MIRVAIAVLASLMATSSLAAVKPCEELKAEIEAKIQARGVTSYTLEIVPNSEVKDQNMVVGSCDAGTKKIIYQKNDR
- a CDS encoding PA0061/PA0062 family lipoprotein, producing MRQPMMLIALSALGACASPLPPADPKQAWVDLYTMTPGRVIMADRLDGKRLNDGRYFQVTPGKHELVVRFDYEIYAGGMLTSPKDRTCYLTVRFDDFKAGERYRLEARAPVMEPQILLYDSSRKVLVNEPSNVFCIP
- a CDS encoding PA0061/PA0062 family lipoprotein, producing MRALFVASSLLLVSACSTLPDPDPNQAWVELAPNDDTSLHAVQVDEREWADNRYFEVQPGSHELTVRYQFAVTPSNIGPVEEPLWRDCQLNLTFKDFSAGQRYQLQAGSIGFRPWIKLYDHQQKLVGQGLPAGCQRT
- a CDS encoding aminopeptidase, giving the protein MKRSGPGPLDRVFRLLVPVVGMFLLSGCSTLGYYGQLAEGQWQLLRARQPVEAVIADPGSNPQLRARLEHAEQARAFASQQLKLPDNRSYRVYADLGRPYVVWNVFATPELSLQPVTHCFPVAGCVAYRGYYRQGAARGAAAVMREQGLDVYVGGVEAYSTLGWFDDPILSSMVGWGDERLATLIFHELAHQRFYVKDDTAFNESFATFVEQEGTRQWRVSRGLAAVGDDHGKQREEFVRLVLASRERLQAIYAGPLDDDHKRAAKQAEFERLRAEYRVVRDSQWAGDKRYDAWVYGAMSNAKLLPFGLYDQWVPAFAALFQSVDRDWVKFYEKVEALGRLPTPERNDVLQQLM
- a CDS encoding HAD family hydrolase, whose protein sequence is MHQQNILFDLDGTLTDPRLGITRSIQYALAKLGIDEPDLTRLEHFIGPPLLQAFMQFYGFDEAKAWDAVNFYRERFRVTGLYENSVFEGVPELLAALNNQGRTLYVATSKPWEFAREIARHFAFDHHFKVIYGSELDGTRTNKVELIRHLLDEEGLDPAQTLMIGDRKHDLIGARSNGLQAVAVGYGFGSREELMAEEPAFHFATVAEMHQAFVR
- a CDS encoding gamma carbonic anhydrase family protein encodes the protein MAIRNFQQHTPKVGPRAFVDRSAVVLGDVEIGEDSSVWPLTVVRGDMHRIRIGARTSVQDGSVLHITHAGPFNPDGFPLIIGDEVTIGHKVMLHGCTLGNRILVGMGSTIMDGAIVEDEVIIGAGSLVPPGKRLVSGHLYMGSPVKQVRVLTDKERGFFPYTAGNYVKLKDQHLAEGFDQPE
- the prlC gene encoding oligopeptidase A gives rise to the protein MSANNPLLQSYDLPPFSAIRAEHVLPAIEEILADNRKAIADILEKQGKNPTWAGLVLAMDELNDRLGAAWSPVSHLNAVCNSKELREAYESCLPALSAYSTELGQNRALFEAYEALAKGPEATSFDTAQKTIIEHALRDFRLSGIDLPADKQQRYAEVQSKLSELGSRFSNQLLDATQAWTKHVTDEAALAGLTDSAKAQMAAAAQAKGLEGWLITLEFPSYYAVMTYASDRALREELYAAYCTRASDQGPNAGQFDNGPVMGEILDLRQELAALLGYKNFAELSLATKMAESSDQVLSFLRDLAKRSKPFAAQDLEQLKAYAAEQGCPELASWDAGYFGEKLREQRYSVSQETLRAYFPIDKVLSGLFSIVQRLYGIEIAELKGFDAWHPDVRLFEIKENGQHVGRFFFDLYARANKRGGAWMDGARDRRRTAGGELQSPVANLVCNFTPAAPGKPALLTHDEVTTLFHEFGHGLHHLLTRIEHAGVSGINGVAWDAVELPSQFMENWCWEPEGLALISGHYETGEALPQDLLNKMLAAKNFQSGMMMVRQLEFSLFDFELHASHGDGRSVLQVLEGVRDEVSVMRPPAYNRFPNSFAHIFAGGYAAGYYSYKWAEVLSADAFSRFEEEGVLNAETGRAFREAVLARGGSQEPMVLFVDFRGREPSIDALLRHSGLSEDAAA
- a CDS encoding YheV family putative zinc ribbon protein, which translates into the protein MSEVAVNKTKKRFIAGAVCPACSEPDKLMMWSEDDVPHRECVACGFTDTLNEQGLSVPKELGTRVNNLAPKAAPAKVQTVQFFPNPKLKKPAE
- a CDS encoding PA0069 family radical SAM protein, which encodes MIPPAPQKGRGTAHNPHNRFAPSHSVAEDDGWYQEAPLTQSTEVRVEIAKTVITRNTSPDLPFDRSINPYRGCEHGCIYCYARPSHAYWDLSPGLDFETKLIAKTNAADVLAQQLSKPGYVCAPINLGSNTDPYQPIEREQRLTRRLLEVLLRFRHPVTIVTKGALVLRDLDLLAEMASQRLARVMISLTTLDDDLKRVLEPRAAAPKARLRAIRVLREAGVPVGVLCSPMIPMINDSELEHLLEAAKEAGAQSAAYMMLRLPLEVAPLFEQWLLEHYPQRAAHVLSLIRQSRGGELYDSRFGARMRGEGVFAELLAQRFAKAVRRLGFEGREAQALDCSAFCPPGGQMALF
- a CDS encoding carbonic anhydrase, coding for MPVKDPSKVVPDVPAESADAALKHIVDGFLRFHHDVFPEQQELFKKLATAQKPRAMFITCADSRIVPELITQSSPGDLFVTRNVGNVVPPYGQMNGGVSSAIEYAVSALGVHHIIICGHSDCGAMRAVLNPQSLAKMPTVSAWLRHAEVARTVVENNCSCGSEHESMQVLTKENVIAQLHHLRTHPSVASRLAAGQLYIHGWVYDIETSKIEAYDAASDSFMPLTAGEPIPSATPRGRY
- a CDS encoding SulP family inorganic anion transporter, encoding MNITQLKAALPRELLASVVVFLVALPLCMGIAIASGMPPAKGLITGIIGGIVVGFLAGSPLQVSGPAAGLAVLVFELVRQHGMAMLGPILLLAGVLQLLAGRLRLGCWFRVTAPAVVYGMLAGIGVLIVLSQVHVMFDTAPQPSGMQNLLAFPATVASALPLENAGAGWQAGALGLGTIAIMWAWERLRPQKLRFVPGALLGVATMTVVSMWLALPVNRVQVPADLSEAIDWIRLDDLMKLADPTLLVAAFALAFIASAETLLSAAAVDRMHSGQRSDFDRELSAQGIGNMLCGVLGALPMTGVIVRSSANVQAGAQTRASAIFHGLWLLAFVVALSSVLQQIPVASLAGVLVFTGVKLVDFKAFRGLGRYGRMPMFTYAATALAIIFTDLLTGVLLGFALTLLKLAFKAARLRINLVQLPRPGHMELRLSGAATFLKVPALAQVLESVPAGTHLHVPLTNLSYIDHSVLELLEDWGRTSRANGSRLTVEQRGLKRRVEGRTRRAIQA